The following coding sequences are from one Manis pentadactyla isolate mManPen7 chromosome 13, mManPen7.hap1, whole genome shotgun sequence window:
- the ARF1 gene encoding ADP-ribosylation factor 1: MGNIFANLFKGLFGKKEMRILMVGLDAAGKTTILYKLKLGEIVTTIPTIGFNVETVEYKNISFTVWDVGGQDKIRPLWRHYFQNTQGLIFVVDSNDRERVNEAREELMRMLAEDELRDAVLLVFANKQDLPNAMNAAEITDKLGLHSLRHRNWYIQATCATSGDGLYEGLDWLSNQLRNQK; the protein is encoded by the exons ATGGGGAACATCTTTGCCAACCTCTTCAAGGGCCTCTTCGGCAAAAAAGAAATGCGCATTCTCATGGTGGGCTTGGATGCTGCTGGGAAGACCACCATCCTGTACAAACTGAAGCTGGGAGAGATTGTGACCACCATCCCCACTATAG GCTTCAACGTGGAGACAGTGGAGTACAAGAACATCAGTTTCACTGTGTGGGACGTGGGTGGCCAGGACAAGATCCGGCCTCTGTGGCGCCACTACTTCCAGAACACACAAG GGCTCATCTTTGTGGTCGATAGCAACGACAGAGAGCGCGTCAACGAGGCCCGCGAAGAGCTCATGAGGATGCTGGCAGAGGATGAGCTCAGGGACGCAGTCCTGCTGGTGTTTGCCAACAAGCAG GACCTCCCCAATGCCATGAACGCTGCTGAGATCACAGACAAGCTGGGCCTGCACTCTCTGCGCCACAGGAACTGGTACATTCAGGCCACCTGTGCCACCAGCGGGGATGGGCTCTATGAGGGGCTGGACTGGCTGTCCAATCAGCTGCGGAACCAGAAGTGA